The following coding sequences lie in one Saccopteryx bilineata isolate mSacBil1 chromosome X, mSacBil1_pri_phased_curated, whole genome shotgun sequence genomic window:
- the LOC136317188 gene encoding phosphoglycerate kinase 1-like, whose protein sequence is MSLSNKLTLDKLDVKGKRVIMRVDFNVPMKNNQITNNQRIKAAIPSIKFCLDNGAKSVVLMSHLGRPDGVPMPNKYSLEPVAAELKSLLGKDVLFLKDCVGPDVEKACADPTPGSVILLENLRFHVEEEGKGKDASGNKIKAEPAKIEAFRASLSKLGDVYVNDAFGTAHRAHSSMVGVSLPQKAGGFLMKKELNYFAKALESPERPFLAILGGAKVADKIQLINNMLDKVNEMIIGGGMAFTFLKVLNNMEIGTSLFDEEGAKIVKDLMSKAEKNGVKITLPVDFVTADKFDENAKTGQATVASGIPAGWMGLDCGPESSKKYAEAVARAKQIVWNGPVGVFEWEAFARGTKALMDDVVKATSRGCITIIGGGDTATCCAKWNTEDKVSHVSTGGSASLELLEGKVLPGVDALSNV, encoded by the coding sequence ATGTCGCTTTCTAACAAGCTGACTCTGGACAAGCTGGACGTGAAGGGGAAGCGGGTCATCATGAGAGTGGACTTCAATGTTCCCATGAAGAATAACCAGATAACAAACAACCAGAGGATCAAGGCTGCCATCCCAAGCATCAAATTCTGCTTGGACAATGGAGCCAAGTCAGTTGTTCTTATGAGCCACCTGGGCCGGCCTGATGGTGTCCCCATGCCTAACAAGTACTCCTTGGAGCCTGTTGCCGCAGAACTGAAATCCCTGCTGGGCAAGGACGTGCTGTTCCTGAAGGACTGTGTGGGCCCTGACGTGGAGAAGGCCTGCGCTGACCCCACCCCTGGGTCTGTCATCCTGCTGGAGAACCTTCGCTTTCAtgtggaggaagaagggaagggaaaagatgCTTCCGGGAACAAGATTAAAGCCGAGCCAGCTAAAATAGAGGCGTTCCGGGCCTCACTTTCCAAGCTAGGGGATGTGTACGTCAATGACGCCTTCGGCACTGCTCACCGCGCCCACAGCTCTATGGTGGGAGTCAGTCTGCCACAGAAAGCTGGAGGCTTTCTGATGAAGAAGGAGCTGAACTACTTTGCCAAGGCCCTGGAGAGCCCGGAGCGACCTTTTCTTGCCATCCTGGGTGGAGCTAAAGTTGCGGACAAGATCCAGCTGATCAATAACATGCTGGACAAAGTCAACGAGATGATTATTGGTGGTGGAATGGCTTTTACCTTCCTTAAGGTGCTCAACAACATGGAGATTGGCACTTCTCTGTTTGACGAAGAGGGAGCCAAGATCGTCAAAGACCTGATGTCCAAGGCTGAGAAGAATGGCGTGAAGATTACCTTGCCAGTTGACTTTGTCACTGCTGACAAGTTTGATGAGAATGCCAAGACTGGCCAAGCCACTGTGGCCTCTGGCATACCCGCTGGCTGGATGGGCTTGGACTGTGGTCCTGAGAGCAGCAAGAAGTACGCCGAGgcagtggccagggccaagcagatTGTGTGGAATGGGCCTGTGGGTGTGTTTGAGTGGGAAGCTTTTGCCCGAGGGACCAAGGCCCTCATGGATGACGTAGTGAAAGCTACTTCCAGGGGCTGCATCACCATCATAGGTGGTGGAGACACTGCCACTTGCTGCGCCAAGTGGAACACGGAAGATAAAGTCAGCCACGTGAGCACCGGGGGCAGCGCCAGCTTAGAGCTCCTGGAAGGTAAAGTCCTTCCTGGGGTGGATGCGCTCAGCAATGTTTAG